A genomic window from Rhizobium sp. EC-SD404 includes:
- a CDS encoding NADH-quinone oxidoreductase subunit C, which yields MAVTSAGLKELAAYIREEHGALVTDAKISFGELTLHVQPSGLIELATFLRDDPQCQFVNFIDICGVDWPGRAERFDVVYHFLSPRQNLRIRLKLMTGEDVPVPSLCGVFPGADWFEREAYDLYGILFTGHPDLRRILTDYGFEGHPLRKDFPLTGFVEVRYDDEVKRVVYDPVELRQEYRDFDFLSPWEGTDYVLPGDEKKSQ from the coding sequence ATTGCTGTTACGAGCGCCGGGCTGAAAGAGCTTGCGGCCTATATTCGTGAAGAGCATGGCGCTCTCGTCACCGATGCGAAAATCTCGTTCGGAGAGCTGACGCTGCACGTGCAGCCTTCCGGCCTGATCGAGCTGGCGACGTTTCTGCGCGACGATCCGCAATGCCAGTTCGTCAATTTCATCGACATCTGCGGCGTCGATTGGCCCGGCCGGGCCGAGCGCTTCGACGTGGTCTACCATTTCCTGTCACCGCGCCAGAACCTTCGCATTCGTCTGAAGCTCATGACGGGCGAGGATGTGCCGGTGCCGTCGCTCTGCGGCGTCTTCCCCGGCGCCGACTGGTTCGAGCGTGAGGCTTACGATCTCTACGGCATCCTGTTCACCGGCCACCCGGATCTGCGCCGGATCCTCACCGACTACGGCTTCGAAGGCCATCCGCTGCGCAAGGACTTCCCGCTGACGGGCTTCGTAGAAGTGCGCTACGACGACGAGGTCAAGCGCGTCGTCTACGATCCGGTGGAACTGCGCCAGGAATATCGCGACTTCGACTTCCTCTCGCCTTGGGAAGGCACCGACTACGTGCTGCCCGGCGACGAAAAGAAGAGCCAGTAG
- a CDS encoding VWA domain-containing protein, translating to MRARIIAAAAILSAGTVHAQERNVDALLQSFLDSREETVEACFGDIPEMDAGLRDADFRSAKQDGPVEPRRLVVAFDASGSMAGALGSRTKMEAAREAVDALLEEMPEDVTLGLVAFGHRGTNDDSGRAESCAGVEALVDVASGSIDQLSDELAALEPAGWTPLAAGLEEAGRQLTETQTPGEQVIYVVSDGEETCGGDPVAAARALHEGDIRAVVNILGLDLPATDREQLEAVADAGGGLFTSIESESELARSIEEMRRQNSNSLEVLRSRNQSAGTQLRNSNVTFSALLQLDNCVAGRALRESNGLYSWMRDNETPPEVQQILVDTLNEGHDAYLARAAAIREEAESARDDANSDIEQRLEETEEDFEGTKLGNGGR from the coding sequence ATGAGAGCACGCATCATTGCCGCCGCCGCGATTCTTTCCGCTGGCACAGTCCATGCCCAGGAGCGCAACGTCGATGCGCTGCTACAAAGCTTCCTGGATTCGCGGGAAGAGACGGTCGAAGCCTGTTTCGGCGACATACCCGAGATGGATGCGGGGCTTCGCGACGCTGATTTCCGATCCGCCAAGCAGGACGGGCCGGTCGAGCCGCGTCGGTTGGTCGTGGCGTTCGACGCCTCCGGGTCGATGGCAGGCGCGCTGGGCAGCAGAACGAAGATGGAAGCCGCGCGCGAGGCGGTGGATGCCCTGCTGGAAGAAATGCCGGAAGACGTCACGCTCGGCCTCGTCGCTTTTGGGCATCGCGGGACCAACGACGATTCGGGAAGGGCGGAGAGCTGCGCGGGCGTCGAAGCCTTGGTCGACGTGGCCAGTGGCTCGATCGATCAGCTGAGCGACGAGCTCGCCGCGCTTGAACCAGCCGGATGGACCCCGCTTGCCGCAGGCCTCGAAGAGGCCGGGCGCCAGCTGACGGAAACGCAGACGCCGGGCGAGCAGGTGATCTATGTCGTCTCCGACGGCGAGGAAACCTGCGGCGGCGACCCGGTGGCGGCCGCTCGCGCACTGCACGAAGGGGACATCCGCGCCGTCGTCAACATTCTCGGCCTCGACCTTCCAGCGACGGACAGGGAGCAGCTGGAGGCGGTTGCCGATGCTGGCGGCGGGTTGTTCACCTCCATCGAAAGCGAGAGCGAACTGGCCCGCAGCATCGAGGAGATGCGCCGGCAAAACAGCAATTCCCTAGAGGTGCTTCGCAGCCGTAACCAGTCGGCCGGCACCCAACTTCGCAACAGCAACGTCACGTTCTCCGCGCTTCTGCAGCTCGATAATTGCGTTGCCGGTCGTGCGCTGCGCGAAAGCAATGGCCTATACAGCTGGATGCGGGACAACGAGACGCCGCCTGAAGTTCAGCAGATCCTGGTCGATACCCTGAACGAAGGGCACGATGCCTATCTGGCCCGCGCCGCGGCGATCCGCGAGGAAGCCGAATCGGCCCGCGACGACGCCAACAGCGACATCGAGCAACGCTTGGAAGAAACCGAAGAAGACTTTGAAGGAACCAAGTTAGGGAATGGTGGGCGATGA
- a CDS encoding NADH-quinone oxidoreductase subunit B, with product MVAPASSGIIDPNTGKPIGHDDAFFGEINNELADRGFLVTSTDELIKWARTGSLMWMTFGLACCAVEMMQMSMPRYDAERFGFAPRASPRQSDVMIVAGTLTNKMAPALRKVYDQMPEPRYVISMGSCANGGGYYHYSYSVVRGCDRVVPVDIYVPGCPPTAEALLYGVMLLQKKIRRTGTIER from the coding sequence ATGGTAGCCCCGGCTTCGTCGGGCATCATCGATCCGAATACCGGCAAGCCGATCGGTCACGACGATGCTTTTTTCGGCGAGATCAACAACGAGCTTGCCGATCGCGGATTTCTGGTCACCTCGACCGACGAGCTGATCAAGTGGGCGCGTACCGGCTCTCTCATGTGGATGACGTTCGGGCTTGCCTGCTGCGCCGTCGAGATGATGCAGATGTCGATGCCGCGCTATGACGCGGAGCGGTTCGGATTTGCGCCGCGCGCGAGCCCGCGCCAGTCCGACGTCATGATCGTGGCAGGGACGCTGACCAACAAGATGGCGCCTGCGCTGCGCAAGGTCTACGACCAGATGCCGGAGCCGCGCTACGTGATCTCCATGGGCTCCTGTGCCAATGGCGGCGGCTACTACCACTATTCCTATTCGGTGGTGCGCGGCTGTGATCGCGTCGTGCCAGTCGACATCTACGTCCCGGGTTGCCCGCCGACCGCCGAAGCCCTGCTTTACGGCGTCATGCTGCTGCAGAAGAAAATCCGGCGCACGGGAACCATCGAGCGCTGA
- a CDS encoding NADH-quinone oxidoreductase subunit A, translating to MNELLGSYVPIAIFLGLSLFIGCALLLAPFLVAYRAPDQEKLSAYECGFNAFDDARMKFDIRFYLVAILFIIFDLEVAFLFPWAVSFGEIGWIGFWSMMSFLVVLTIGFIYEWKKGALEWQ from the coding sequence ATGAACGAACTTCTCGGTTCCTACGTCCCCATCGCCATCTTCCTGGGGCTTTCGCTTTTTATCGGATGCGCGCTTCTGCTAGCGCCTTTCCTCGTTGCCTATCGGGCGCCGGACCAGGAGAAGCTGTCGGCTTACGAATGCGGCTTCAACGCGTTCGACGATGCCCGCATGAAGTTCGACATTCGATTCTACCTCGTGGCGATTCTCTTCATCATCTTCGATCTTGAAGTAGCCTTCCTGTTCCCGTGGGCTGTGTCCTTCGGTGAAATTGGCTGGATCGGCTTCTGGTCGATGATGAGCTTCCTTGTCGTGCTGACCATCGGCTTTATCTATGAATGGAAGAAGGGAGCGCTCGAATGGCAGTAG